A segment of the uncultured Desulfobulbus sp. genome:
AAGCAGTTCCTGGCGTTTCTCGATCAGGGCATCGATAGAGGGGACCGCCTCCCAGGCTGATTCCATCTTTTGTTCCTGGTCGGCAATGGCCTGGCGGATCCGCTCCGCCTCGCGTTCCACCTGGCCCATTTCCTCCTGGATGGAAAGCAGATCCTGCAGCGAGCAGGAACAATCCATCCCGGTAAGCTCCGCCTGCAATTGGGCCAGTTCGGCTCGTAGAGGTTCCTGAAACGACTTGGCTTCCTGGTGGAGCCGTTCGGCCGCCTCGTGCCGCTGGCGATAAAGCTTGAGGTTGTTCTGCTGGTTGATGTTCATATTGCTTTCCCCGCCGGACTGCTGCAGGTATGCCTTGATCCTCTGGAGTTCCTGGCCAGCTTCCGAGGCCAGAGTGTCCAGGTTCGGCGCATGGCCAAGCTGCTTGGTTATGCTGTCGATCCGCTCCCGGATCGCTTCCCGCCTGGTCAGTGCCGTTTCAAATGCAAGTGTTTTGCTCATGATGCTCCCTGTGGTAATGATTTCAGTCAGCGGCGGAAAGAATGTTCCATGTCTGCCGCTCAGCCAATCCGTATTTACGGGCCAGCTCCGCAACCGTCGCGCCCCTGTCGTAATCCTCGCGAAGGGCCGCGTTTCTGATCTTCCGTTTGAACTTGGCCAACATCGGAAAGGCAACGGTGGTCCCCTGAAAGTGGTTGGACAGCGCAATCGTCTTTTCAATGCCGACGATCTCCGCCACTTCCTGCAGGCTTTTGGGGAGTTCCTCGATTTTCGGCAGCATGGCCGCCGGGATTTCCATTCCTTCTATCTTGAGAACGCTATTCTCCATGTGCTGCCCCCTGTTCCGCTTTATGCTCCAATAAATCGATGGCCTGGCCAAGCTCTTCATTGACCCAGCCAAGTATGCGGGCAAGCCCCTCCTGGCCCTCGACGCTCATTTCCTCGTTGATACCGTGTGCTCCGGCCACATCCCGCAAAAAGGCCAGCACCTCCCTGGAGTTGCCGATAATATCGCGGGATTTGTGTTTGGGGTGGGCTGCCATCTTCATTCTGCCGTTCAACAATGCACCTTGTTCTGTCTGGTCACTCGGCGCTGCAGGTCGGTGATGAGAACATGCAGGGCCTGGCCGTCCTCCAGCCATTCGAACCGGTCCACGCCGAATTGCTTCTTCACTCGGCCATGCAAAGCGCCCATTTCGTAACCAAGGGCATTCCACAGGGCCAGAACCTTCTTTTGCTGTTTGGCTGCCGGGCCGGGCTTGACCGTGATGAACCGGCTTTTTCCTTTCTGTTGCCCCCGGCCGGGCTTGGGTTGCCAGCCTTTGGCCCTAAACAGCTCGATCAACTGCCGGGCCTGCAGGCTGGTGAGATCCTTGGCGGATCCCGTTTGAAAGTTGAAAAAGAGAATATCCCGGTAGGCCTGATCCGAGAGCGCCAGCTCTTTCTTGGCAATATGGATCTTGGCCAGGGTGGTTTTGTCGAGTGCCATACTGTTGCCTCCTGTCAGGCCTCACCGAATTCAAGCCGGTCGGCTTTATCGCTCAAGGCCATATATCGATTGAAATGCGCTTCTTTCCTTGCCGTCTTGAGGTAAAATTGAGCAACCGCAACATGCCCGGCGTTCTTGGCGGGAATACGGATCTTTTCAAACGACTCCCACTTGTGATATTCAGCCTCGGCCTTTCGCCGAATCACTCTTCCCCTGGCGGCATCAAGGTCCTGTTGCTCAAGACGGCTCAGGGAAAAATGAAGATGCGGGTGTTTTAGAAGCTCCAGCAACTCTTCCTTGGTCAACTTGTCGATTTGCTCAATAATGCCGATGGTTGTTCGTTTTCTGGCCATTGCATCCGCTCTTTTTCACGTAAACGTAGAAACTTTTCCCTATGCCGCCAGCCGCTCTTCCTTGACTTGGTTGGCAAAGGCGTGGATTTCCCGGTACTCGTTCAGCTTCAAGGTGGCCAGTTCGCAGGCCATGCCGATGGAGAGCAGGGTTTTATGGTCCGGACTTGGCCCGGCCTCCTGGATCAGCTCCGCCACCCGTGCGGCCTGGTTGATCGCATCGCTTTTATAACCCTCGATTATTTTGTCCGAGGTCAGTTCGATACGCAGGTTTCTGGTAGCACGCATGATGGCCAGCAGGTCCGCATTCTTGCCCAGGGTGCCGAGGTGCAGGTTGCGCACATGGTTGCCGATTTCCGCCAAACTTCGATTGATCCGTAATTCGTTCATAACTCCTCCATGCGGGTGATGGTTGACCGGGCCTTGTTCAAGGCCTCGCTTGCTGTTTGTAAACTCTTGAGAGTGGTATCGATCAGGCTGACCGCCTCCTTTTTCTTGAGGCGCAAAGCGCGGAGCTTTGCCGCCTTGGTATCGTCTTCGGGCATGTCCACCAGATCGTTGATCAGGTGCCAGGTGCCGGGCAAACCGGGTTGCTGTTCCTTGCGGACCACATCCCGGTTGACCAGGATGCGCAGCCATTCCTTGGCATAGCCCTTGGAGACACCGGCCATTTCCATGAGATCCTCGACATTGACCCGGCGGCGCATCCGCAGGATCCGCCACATGACCTCGCGTTTGTTCGGTAGCGGTTTCTGCAGGGGTGGCCCGTAAATCCCCAGGGCGATTCTTTGCAGCCGTCCCGCCTTGTGGAGATCGCGCAAGGTGTTGGTCAGTTGTTTGTGCTCCCGGCTGTTTTTCAATCCCAGTTCAATGGATAGCTTCTCGGTATTCACCTGGCCGTTGCCCTGGTTGGCCAGGAGCAAAGCGGTTTCCAGTACGGTTTTGGAAAAGGATTGGTGGGCCATGTTCACCCCCTGATACCGGCGCGGATAAAGGCGGCATTGACCATTTTCGTGGTCAGTTGCGGAAGATTGTCGAAGATTTGGTGGCGCAACGATCCTTTGGTCATGGCATTACCCCTGCAGCCCGCACTTGCAGGCGATGGCGGCCAATTCCGCGTCCACCTCGCCGTTTCGGCGCAGGCTGGTTGCGGCGTGGGCCAGGTTGATGGTATCGCGGCGGACAATTCGCAGATCTCCGCCCGCTGCCCGGTGCATGATCTCAGCCGCTTGAGCATTTAGTTCAAGGCCGGTGCATTGCCGGACGTACATCACCACATCGGTGGCGCTCACCGGTTCAAACTCCATGGCCCGGTAGGTGCGGGACCACACCCGGCGATTCTGTTTCATCAGGTGCGGCAGCTCCTCTTCGCCGATCAGGACCACGATGC
Coding sequences within it:
- a CDS encoding Mor transcription activator family protein, with the protein product MENSVLKIEGMEIPAAMLPKIEELPKSLQEVAEIVGIEKTIALSNHFQGTTVAFPMLAKFKRKIRNAALREDYDRGATVAELARKYGLAERQTWNILSAAD
- a CDS encoding regulatory protein GemA, encoding MALDKTTLAKIHIAKKELALSDQAYRDILFFNFQTGSAKDLTSLQARQLIELFRAKGWQPKPGRGQQKGKSRFITVKPGPAAKQQKKVLALWNALGYEMGALHGRVKKQFGVDRFEWLEDGQALHVLITDLQRRVTRQNKVHC